The sequence below is a genomic window from Ignavibacteria bacterium.
TTAATGCCGCTCGGCGATGTCCATGGTAAACACGTGGTTACAATCGAAGGTTTGAACAGCGACGAACTGTCTCCAATTCAAAGTGCTTTTGTCGATGAAGGGGGAACTCAATGCGGATTTTGTACACCTGGATTTATAGTTTCCTTGACAGGTTATTTCTTAATTAATCAAAACTACAATGCTCTTGATGCAATAGATTCAATGAACGGAAATATATGCCGATGCACAGGATATTCAGGAATTAAACGTGCCGCCGAACGAGCTGCAGCAAGTTTCGATTCAATTCAAAATGGCGATTACAAATTTGATAACTTGATTACCGCACAAATAATTCCCAATTATTTCAGCGGAATAAAAAAAAGACTCATAGACCTAAATAAAAAGCTGAGATCAGAAATTGTTGGCAAAAGCAATGATCAATTCGAATTTTTGATTTCAGGCGGAACAGATCTTTACGTTCAAAAGTGGGAGTCGCTCATAAATTCGCAAGTTAATTTGATCTCATCCTATAAAAAACTTTCGTTTGTAGAAGAAGTTAATGGAGAAATTCATATTGGAAGCACAACAACAATTGCCGAACTTGAGCAGTCACAATTAATGAAGAAATATTTCCCAGAGTTTCCAAATTACTTAATACTATTTGGTTCGATTCCGATTCGTAATCGTGCAACTGTTGGTGGGAACATTGTAAATGCTTCTCCAATTGGTGATATGACAAATATTTTGCTTGCACTTGATTCGAATGTCCACATCACAAATGGAAAATCTGAAAGACAAGTTCCATTAAAAAATTTTTTCAAAGGATATAAAACTCTTGACCTCGATAAAAACGAGCTGGTTGAATATTTTAGTTTTCAAATTCCCGAGAAAAATTCCCGATTCAATTTTGAAAAAGTTTCTAAACGAACGTACC
It includes:
- a CDS encoding (2Fe-2S)-binding protein; translation: LMPLGDVHGKHVVTIEGLNSDELSPIQSAFVDEGGTQCGFCTPGFIVSLTGYFLINQNYNALDAIDSMNGNICRCTGYSGIKRAAERAAASFDSIQNGDYKFDNLITAQIIPNYFSGIKKRLIDLNKKLRSEIVGKSNDQFEFLISGGTDLYVQKWESLINSQVNLISSYKKLSFVEEVNGEIHIGSTTTIAELEQSQLMKKYFPEFPNYLILFGSIPIRNRATVGGNIVNASPIGDMTNILLALDSNVHITNGKSERQVPLKNFFKGYKTLDLDKNELVEYFSFQIPEKNSRFNFEKVSKRTYLDIASVNSSMYIEVNGEQITEIHLSAGGVAPIPMYLAKTRNYLLGKSISENVVAEAGEIAVSEISPISDARGSAEYKSLLLRQLIFAHFFKLFPENKIFEISY